A single genomic interval of Cucumis sativus cultivar 9930 chromosome 5, Cucumber_9930_V3, whole genome shotgun sequence harbors:
- the LOC101212468 gene encoding uncharacterized protein LOC101212468 yields MHEKEEEEMETHLGFTDILFSWSLEDIFNENLYQDKIEKIPDTFGSVESYLGSYINPLLEETRAQLCSCMDMDVILAAPCAEVSYLVECKPYNTGLYDCKVDGWRNKFDRIGKEPYKVFPGDVFILADVKPELPSDLQRMGKSWSLAIVHKMPEDDLSSTSFKVKVQNSEMIEKSMFVVFLFNILPSKRIWNALHMNVNSEIIRKILCPNSLDAEDFDTSSHLYQNLNASFLSSLNASQERAVLSSLYKTNFEHESNVDLVWGPPGTGKTKTVSVLLLNLMQNRCKTIIVAPTNVAIVEVATRVLNLVKELHEIEYGPDYLYYSFGDILLFGNKERLKLGSNVEEMYLDYRVQKLLECFDPITGWRHCFGSMTDLLGDCVSQYNIFLENELKQKCLDDKETDEKGCISKDKDDKVASKSFLEFARERFMSVASQLRMCLAIFSTHLPRKCILKLGLKDLVSLSKSLDCFEDLLFQQSVVSNVLEDLFKCSVVSEGFPTTCTDFACLFDMARSGCLSGLKSLHCSLTALKLPRAINRLSIEHFCFQNASLVFSTASSSYRLHYKYRLDSKSMPSFKVLVIDEAAQLKECESIIAFQIPDFKHAVLIGDECQLPAMVKSKLADNAGFGRSLFARYCSLGHPRHLLNVQYRMHPSISFFPNSKFYFSQILDGPNVQSSNYQKNYLLGSMFGPYSFINIKYGKEEKDDIGHSRKNMIEVAVALKIVQSLYKAWKNSRRKLSIGIISPYSAQVATIRDKIGHRYDKLDGFWVKVKSVDGFQGGEEDIIIISTVRSNRGSSVGFLSCDQRTNVALTRARYCLWILGNDKTLSNSESSWAHLVCDAKDRGCFFNADDDENLAKAIVDVKKEFNQLDDLLKGDSILFRNARWKVLFSDRFLKSFKKLSAVEMKKKVLNLLLKLSSGWRPKTRDLNLVCGSSTRILKKIKVERIYVICSIDIVKESAYMQVLRIWDVLPLEDISKLVKHLDSIFSSYTDEYVNLCQEICYDGDFLEVPKTWAFMSELVRYKSHVDNSNEDNLQGAAYDGRSYVENSKVKDSLLLMKFYSLSFGVVSHLLSDRDGIELDLPFEVTEEELDIILYPRSTFILGRSGTGKTTVLTMKLYQKEKLHYLVTGSYGTEDGVSSEAGQKSEISEIPAAENGAVLRQLFLTVSPKLCYAVRQHVSHLKSTRLLFAQDINTDDHIKYSHFPFESFQTMKLQFTFEFNVFYSIIYSYACGGDTKRTTAFDMENMDDLEAQFTDVPDSLANITTKSYPLVITFYKFLMMLDRTLCNSYFQRFCDARQLLYGQNYGSRSIALQSFIRKNEVTYDRFSSSYWPHFNTQLTKKLDCSRVFTEILSHIKGDPRAIDASDGKLSKEDYLLLSQGRTSSLTRQERETIYEIFQSYEKLKMENREFDLGDFVIDLHHRLRTQGYEGDEMDFIYIDEVQDLSMSQLALFSYVCRNVEEGFVFSGDTAQTIARGIDFRFQDIRSLFYKKFVLPKIRSGGREREGKGHISEIFHLSQNFRTHAGVLNLSQSVIDLLYHFFPQSIDILKPETSRISGESPVLLECGNNENAIKMIFGNRSKVGSMEGFGAEQVILVRDESAQKEILNIVGKKALVLTILECKGLEFQDVLLYNFFGSSPLKNKWRVIYNYMEELGMLDSNLDQSIPQFSMSKHNILCSELKQLYVAVTRTRQRLWFCEDTREHSEPLFDYWKGKCVVQVQQLNDSLAQSMLASSSREDWRSQGFKLYHEGNYKMATMCFERAEDDYWEKRSKASGLRAFAEHIHKANPVEANSILREAAVIYEAIGKADSAAQCLFDIGEFERAGVIFEDNCRKLERAGECFHLAKCYDRAADVYARGNFFSACLNVCSEGKLFDIGLRYILSWKQDAGCDHHGFKSKKIENLEQEFLEKCALHFHYCKDSRSMMKSVKSFRTVDLMRGFLKSLNCLDELLLLEEELGNFLEAVKIAKSKGDLLHVVDLLGKAGNFSEASKLLVQYVLANSLWSPGCKGWPLKQFKQKEELLKKAKFLAENDSKKLYDYTCTEADVISNENVSLEALAGYLTATKNQKSFRGEMICLRKMLDVHLNTSKYTLEDELVSDLTKHSKEVVLKNQVSLETLVYFWHCWKDRILSLLESLTFHGGNAVDIYPYNEFCLDFFGVWRLNNSHILLNSNADWAKNVDERFFHRNGKLVSIDAAQFYLFSKNYWTTELRTSGLKVLEKLDCLYKFSNKCQLTTFHLCRLLSRMFEVAKFLLETTHLNHGYHDKQMLLRFYKLATGEIQSHFFPPDCQVSLKESLICLRLTDVCQNMMTETIMENVQLTIRPTYGKIGRVAMLILGSRKLDKKLCKSIFNWLRENYPWSSFIQELCNSKSVENEPRGNLAKEMALVWRFHEALRDMYNANWVLERDYISPFSFMYLVERLLIMVSSMKGYFITTKFSFIEWLICHEENSNLTYILGAQTQHSFQATVKFLANILQHLLFDVKTTKDWTRKTHPNLKEYYPILVRRLVAVTCLLNLNFGICFDVLRNLLGRNYITDCLPSEFCDALGRKNFFCVETDKMNKFAGFFKAIGNPMVIVSSGGDCKQFKCRDATHVNLKISRCINDIMKVLFPKEAKSMQIRADTPKFQDVTTTTSEMQSSKGCDPGEVTQLPSSSLALDKCKETQEMKSDCENEGNLPKAAGYWEMFEALTSVDEKSKMWNASKVKMDVDKWVQHLTAAKSKAAEKEVPLEKVDGLLNELCLLSTALSMSKPEENATEVISISKSLYGRRTELGSIFSNLLSDDPEMEVGQMSGIKNAEGDENVNPDCNDESPEECREVEAVKALKVEPVLPQKGKGKGKNKPKKKKKSGRK; encoded by the exons ATGCATGAAAAGGAGGAGGAAGAGATGGAGACCCATTTGGGGTTTactgatattttgttttcttggtcacttgaagatattttcaatgaaaatttgtacCAAGACAAG attGAAAAGATTCCGGATACTTTTGGCTCTGTTGAGAGTTATCTTGGGTCATATATCAACCCTTTACTTGAGGAGACTAGAGCTCAGCTTTGTTCTTGCATGGACATGGATGTTATATTGGCTGCACCTTGTGCTGAAGTGAGTTATTTGGTAGAGTGTAAGCCATATAATACCGGGTTATATGACTGCAAGGTTGATGGATGGAGGAACAAATTTGACCGAATTGGGAAGGAGCCATACAAAGTTTTTCCTGGAGATGTATTTATTTTGGCGGATGTCAAACCTGAACTTCCTTCAGATTTGCAAAGAATGGGAAAATCTTGGAGTTTAGCCATTGTTCATAAAATGCCAGAAGATGATCTCTCCTCCACTTCATTTAAAGTAAAAGTACAGAACTCAGAGATGATTGAGAAATCGATGTTTGtggtttttttgttcaatataCTCCCGAGCAAAAGAATATGGAACGCATTACACATGAATGTGAATTCAGAGATTATCAGGAAAATTCTATGCCCCAATTCATTG GATGCTGAAGATTTTGACACGTCCAGTCATCtgtatcaaaatttgaatgccAGTTTTCTCTCATCATTAAATGCCTCTCAAGAGAGAGCCGTTTTGTCATCTctttacaaaacaaattttgagCATGAATCTAATGTTGACCTTGTATGGGGTCCACCAGGGACAGGGAAGACGAAGACAGTTAGTGTGTTGCTCTTAAATCTAATGCAGAACAGATGCAAAACTATCATAGTCGCTCCAACAAATGTTGCCATCGTGGAAGTTGCCACCCGAGTTCTTAATTTGGTCAAGGAGTTGCATGAAATAGAATATGGACcagattatttatattattcttttggagacattcttttatttggaaATAAGGAGAGGCTCAAACTTGGctcaaatgttgaagaaatGTATTTGGATTATCGAGTTCAAAAACTTCTGGAGTGCTTTGATCCCATCACTGGTTGGAGGCATTGCTTTGGATCCATGACTGATCTTCTTGGAGATTGTGTTTCTCAGTACAATATTTTCTTGGAAAATGAACTTAAACAAAAATGCCTTGATGATAAAGAAACTGATGAAAAAGGCTGCATAAGTAAAGATAAAGATGATAAGGTGGCTAGTAAAtcttttcttgaatttgcaaGAGAGAGGTTTATGTCTGTTGCATCTCAACTCCGAATGTGTCTTGCAATCTTCAGTACTCATTTACCTAgaaaatgcattttgaagCTTGGTTTGAAGGACTTGGTTTCCCTTTCTAAATCATTAGATTGTTTTGAGGATTTACTATTTCAACAATCTGTTGTTTCTAATGTACTTGAGGATCTTTTTAAATGTTCTGTTGTAAGTGAAGGTTTCCCTACAACATGCACCGATTTTGCTTGCTTGTTTGACATGGCAAGAAGTGGTTGCCTATCCGGTTTGAAATCTCTTCATTGTTCCTTAACAGCACTTAAGCTTCCAAGGGCCATAAACAGATTATCGATCGAGCACTTCTGCTTTCAGAATGCTTCCTTGGTCTTTTCCACTGCTTCAAGCTCATATAGGTTACATTATAAGTATAGGTTAGATTCTAAGTCGATGCCTTCTTTCAAAGTATTAGTAATTGATGAAGCAGCACAGTTGAAAGAGTGTGAGTCAATCATTGCATTTCAAATTCCAGATTTTAAGCATGCTGTACTCATAGGTGATGAGTGCCAATTACCTGCAATGGTTAAAAGCAAG CTTGCTGACAATGCTGGATTTGGAAGAAGTTTATTTGCACGGTATTGCTCTTTGGGCCACCCGAGACACCTTCTCAATGTGCAGTACAGAATGCACCCATCCATTAGTTTCTTTCCAAATTCGAAATTCTATTTTAGCCAGATCTTGGATGGACCTAATGTTCAAAGTTCGAACTATCAGAAGAACTATCTTTTGGGATCTATGTTTGGACCCTATtctttcataaacataaagtatggaaaagaagagaaagatgatATTGGACACAGTCGAAAGAATATGATCGAGGTGGCTGTTGCTTTGAAAATTGTGCAAAGTTTGTACAAGG CATGGAAAAACTCAAGACGAAAGCTCAGCATTGGTATTATCTCCCCGTATTCTGCTCAAGTAGCAACTATTCGAGATAAAATTGGACACAGGTATGATAAGCTTGATGGCTTTTGGGTGAAGGTGAAATCTGTTGATGGCTTTCAAGGTGGTGAGGAAGACATAATCATTATCTCAACCGTTAGATCAAATAGAGGTTCTTCTGTTGGATTCTTATCTTGTGATCAAAGGACAAATGTTGCTCTTACAAGAGCTAG ATATTGCCTGTGGATTCTAGGGAATGATAAAACATTGTCAAATAGTGAGTCTTCTTGGGCTCATTTGGTCTGCGATGCTAAGGATCGTGGCTGTTTCTTCAACGCTGATGATGATGAGAACCTAGCCAAAGCAATAGTGGATGTTAAGAAAGAGTTCAACCAACTTGACGATTTATTGAAAGGAGATAGTATTCTTTTCAGAAATGCAAGATGGAAG GTTCTATTCAGCGATAGGTTTTTGAAATCATTCAAGAAATTGTCAGCAGttgagatgaagaaaaaagttctGAATCTTCTACTGAAACTTTCCAGTGGTTGGAGGCCAAAAACCAgagatttaaatttggtatGTGGAAGTTCAACgagaattttgaagaaaatcaaGGTTGAGCGCATCTACGTTATTTGTTCAATTGATATAGTAAAAGAGTCGGCGTACATGCAAGTTTTGAGGATTTGGGATGTCTTACCATTGGAGgatatttcaaaattggtCAAACATCTTGACAGTATATTCAGCTCATACACTGATGAATACGTCAATCTTTGTCAAGAAATATGCTATGATGG GGATTTTTTGGAAGTTCCCAAAACTTGGGCATTCATGTCAGAGCTTGTAAGGTACAAGAGTCATGTTGACAATTCAAATGAGGACAACTTACAAGGTGCTGCTTATGATGGCAGAAGTTATGTTGAGAATTCAAAGGTCAAAGACAGCTTGTTACTGATGAAATTTTACTCCTTATCATTTGGTGTGGTGAGCCATTTGCTTTCGGATAGAGATGGCATTGAGTTGGACCTTCCATTTGAAGTAACAGAAGAAGAACTAGATATAATTCTTTATCCCAGAAGCACTTTTATCCTTGGACGGTCTGGAACTGGTAAAACAACTGTATTGACCATGAAGTTATATCAGAAGGAAAAGTTGCATTATTTGGTTACAGGATCCTATGGAACTGAGGATGGTGTGAGTTCAGAAGCTGGtcaaaaaagtgaaatttcaGAGATTCCAGCAGCGGAAAATGGAGCTGTTTTGCGGCAGCTTTTCCTGACAGTTAGTCCAAAACTTTGTTATGCTGTTAGACAGCACGTGTCTCATTTGAAAAG TACTAGATTATTGTTTGCTCAAGACATCAATACGGATGATCATATCAAATACAGccattttccttttgaatcATTTCAGACAATG AAACTTCAGTTTACTTTCGAGTTTAATGTATTTTACTCTATCATTTACAGCTATGCTTGTGGTGGGGATACTAAGAGAACAACTGCATTTGATATGGAAAATATGGATGACTTAGAAGCACAATTCACGGATGTCCCAGATTCCTTGGCTAATATTACAACGAAGTCATATCCACTTGTGATAACTTTCTACAAGTTCTTGATGATGCTGGATAGAACTTTATGCAATTCTTATTTTCAGAGGTTTTGTGATGCAAGACAACTTCTATATGGTCAAAATTATGGTTCAAGATCTATTGCATTGCAatcttttataagaaaaaatgaagttacTTACGATCGTTTTAGTTCTTCTTATTGGCCTCATTTCAATACCCAACTCACGAAAAAGCTAGATTGCTCCAGGGTTTTCACTGAGATTCTTTCACATATAAAAGGGGATCCTCGAGCCATTGATGCAAGTGATGGAAAACTAAGTAAAGAGGATTATCTTTTACTGTCCCAGGGTCGAACATCCAGCTTAACTAGGCAGGAGAGAGAGACAATTTATGAGATCTTCCAAAGTTATGAGAAACTGAAGATGGAAAATAGAGAGTTTGATCTGGGTGATTTTGTTATTGATCTCCATCATCGCCTTAGAACTCAAGGATACGAGGGTGATGAGATGGATTTTATTTACATTGATGAAGTGCAGGATTTGAGCATGAGTCAGCTTGCTCTTTTCAGTTATGTCTGCAGAAACGTCGAAGAAGGATTTGTCTTTTCAGGTGATACAGCTCAGACAATTGCCAGGGGAATTGATTTTAGGTTCCAGGATATAAGATCGTTGTTTTACAAAAAGTTTGTATTACCAAAGATAAGGAGTGGAGGTCGTGAAAGAGAAGGCAAAGGTCACATTTCAGAGATATTTCATTtgagtcaaaattttagaacacATGCTGGAGTTCTTAATCTATCACAAAGTGTAATTGATCTTCTCTATCATTTTTTCCCACAATCGATTGACATTTTGAAGCCCGAGACTAGTCGTATTTCTGGTGAATCCCCTGTGCTGCTTGAATGTGGAAACAATGAAAATGCAATTAAAATGATCTTTGGAAATAGAAGTAAAGTTGGGAGTATGGAAGGATTTGGGGCCGAGCAGGTAATATTGGTGCGCGATGAATCTGCCCAAAAAGAGATCCTTAATATTGTTGGAAAGAAAGCACTTGTCCTTACCATTCTGGAGTGCAAGGGACTTGAGTTTCAg GATGTGTTGTTATACAACTTTTTTGGTTCCTCGCCATTGAAAAACAAGTGGAGggttatttacaattatatgGAGGAGCTAGGCATGCTAGACTCCAACTTAGATCAGTCTATACCTCAATTTAGCATGTCAAAACATAACATTTTGTGCTCTGAGCTGAAGCAATTGTATGTTGCGGTGACTCGTACGAGGCAGAGACTATGGTTTTGCGAGGATACAAGAGAGCATTCTGAACCCTTGTTTGATTATTGGAAAGGAAAATGTGTGGTGCAAGTTCAACAGTTGAATGATTCCCTTGCACAATCTATGCTAGCTTCGAGTAGTAGGGAGGATTGGAGGTCACAAGGGTTTAAG CTATACCACGAGGGCAACTATAAAATGGCAACAATGTGTTTTGAAAGAGCTGAAGATGATTATTGGGAAAAAAGATCCAAGGCCTCTGGTCTTAGAGCTTTTGCAGAACATATCCATAAGGCCAATCCTGTAGAAGCTAATTCTATCCTCAGGGAAGCAGCTGTAATATACGAAGCAATTGGAAAGGCTGATTCTGCTGCTCAATGCCTTTTTGATATTGGAGAATTTGAAAGGGCAG GGGTGATTTTTGAGGACAATTGTAGAAAACTAGAAAGGGCAGGGGAGTGTTTTCATCTAGCAAAATGCTATGACCGTGCTGCCGATGTTTATGCCAGAGGAAATTTCTTTTCTGCGTGTTTGAATGTTTGCTCTGAAGGGAAATTGTTTGACATTGGTTTGCGATACATTTTATCCTGGAAACAAGATGCTGGATGTGATCACCATGGATTCAAAAGTAAGAAAATTGAGAACCTTGAACAAGAGTTCCTAGAAAAATGTGCTCTTCATTTTCACTACTGCAAAGACAGTAGATCCATGATGAAGTCGGTTAAAAGTTTTCGAACTGTAGATTTGATGCGTGGTTTCTTGAAGTCCTTGAATTGCCTTGACGAGCTACTTTTGTTGGAAGAAGAACTTGGTAACTTCTTGGAGGCAGTAAAAATTGCAAAGTCAAAAGGTGATTTACTTCATGTCGTTGATCTTCTAGGTAAGGCAGGAAATTTTAGTGAGGCCTCCAAGCTTCTTGTACAATACGTACTTGCCAACTCTCTCTGGTCTCCCGGATGCAAAGGTTGGCCTTTGAAGCAGTTTAAACAAAAGGAAGAGCTTTTGAAGAAAGCCAAATTCTTGGCAGAAAAtgattcaaaaaaattatacgaCTACACATGCACAGAGGCAGACGTTATATCAAATGAAAACGTTAGCTTGGAAGCTTTGGCTGGTTATCTAACTGCgactaaaaaccaaaagagTTTTAGAGGTGAAATGATATGTCTTCGAAAAATGTTGGACGTTCATTTGAATACATCAAAATACACTTTGGAAGATGAACTAGTTTCTGATCTAACCAAACATTCGAAAGAAGTGGTTTTGAAAAACCAAGTGTCCCTTGAAACTTTGGTTTACTTTTGGCATTGCTGGAAGGATAGAATTTTAAGCCTCCTTGAGAGCCTTACGTTTCATGGTGGGAATGCTGTTGATATCTACCCTTACAATGAGTTCtgtttagatttttttggtGTTTGGCGGCTGAACAACAGTCACATATTGCTCAATTCAAATGCTGATTGGGCCAAAAATGTGGATGAAAGATTCTTTCACAGGAATGGAAAATTGGTCTCTATTGATGCtgctcaattttatttattttccaagAACTATTGGACTACAGAATTACGAACTTCTGGGCTGAAGGTTTTAGAAAAGCTTGACTGTCTCTATAAATTCTCCAACAAATGTCAGCTCACCACGTTCCATTTGTGTAGGCTTCTCAGTCGCATGTTTGAAGTtgcaaaatttcttctagAGACCACACATTTGAATCACGGATATCATGATAAACAGATGCTACTTAGATTCTATAAATTGGCAACTGGGGAAATCCAAAGTCATTTTTTCCCACCAGATTGTCAAGTTTCTTTAAAGGAAAGTTTAATATGTCTAAGACTTACTGATGTTTGTCAGAATATGATGACCGAAACTATCATGGAGAATGTTCAGCTAACAATTAGGCCAACTTATGGAAAAATTGGAAGGGTTGCAATGTTGATTTTAGGATCTAGAAAACTTGATAAGAAATTGtgtaaaagtatatttaacTGGTTACGTGAGAATTATCCTTGGAGTTCTTTCATTCAAGAACTTTGCAACAGTAAGAGTGTAGAAAATGAGCCAAGAGGGAACCTGGCAAAAGAAATGGCTTTAGTGTGGAGGTTTCATGAAGCTCTAAGGGACATGTACAACGCTAATTGGGTCCTAGAGCGAGATTATATTTCGCCTTTCTCTTTCATGTACCTTGTCGAAAGGCTTTTGATCATGGTATCATCCATGAAGGGATACTTCATCACTAcaaaattctcttttattGAATGGCTCATCTGCCACGAAGAAAATTCCAACTTAACCTACATTTTAGGAGCTCAAACACAACATTCTTTTCAAGCTACTGTTAAATTTTTGGCTAATATTCTGCAACATCTTCTTTTTGACGTGAAGACAACAAAGGATTGGACAAGAAAGACACATCCAAACTTGAAGGAGTACTACCCGATTTTGGTGCGGAGATTGGTTGCTGTCACATGTTTGCTTAATCTCAACTTTGGCATCTGCTTTGATGTACTCCGCAATTTGCTTGGTCGCAACTACATTACCGACTGTTTACCCTCAGAATTTTGTGATGCACTTGGGagaaagaattttttttgtgtagaAACTGATAAAATGAATAAGTTTGCTGGATTCTTCAAGGCAATTGGGAACCCAATGGTAATTGTGAGTTCAGGTGGAGATTGTAAGCAATTCAAATGTAGAGATGCAACCCATGTCAACTTGAAGATCAGCCGCTGCATCAATGACATAATGAAGGTTTTGTTCCCAAAGGAAGCCAAAAGTATGCAAATTCGAGCCGACACTCCCAAATTTCAAGATGTTACTACTACTACCAGTGAGATGCAGTCATCAAAAGGCTGTGATCCAGGTGAAGTTACCCAGCTTCCATCCTCTAGCTTGGCTTTAGATAAATGTAAGGAGACTCAGGAGATGAAATCTGATTGCGAAAATGAGGGAAATTTACCGAAGGCTGCTGGATACTGGGAAATGTTTGAAGCTTTGACATCAGTAGATGAAAAGAGCAAAATGTGGAACGCGTCAAAAGTGAAG ATGGATGTGGATAAATGGGTTCAGCATTTAACTGCTGCAAAAAGCAAGGCAGCTGAGAAAGAGGTTCCTTTAGAAAAAGTGGATGGCTTGCTTAATGAATTATGTTTGCTTTCTACTGCTCTAAGCATGAG CAAGCCCGAGGAAAATGCAACAGAAGTGATATCGATTTCAAAGAGTTTGTATGGAAGGAGGACAGAGTTAGGgtctattttttctaatctaCTAAGCGATGATCCTGAAATGGAAGTAGGCCAGATGTCGGGTATCAAGAATGCTGAAGGCGACGAGAATGTCAATCCAGATTGCAATGACGAGAGCCCTGAAGAATGCAGAGAAGTGGAGGCTGTGAAAGCTCTGAAAGTTGAACCTGTTTTGCCCcagaaagggaaagggaaaggaaaaaataagcccaagaaaaagaagaagagtggAAGAAAGTAA